The Pecten maximus chromosome 14, xPecMax1.1, whole genome shotgun sequence genome includes a region encoding these proteins:
- the LOC117342353 gene encoding uncharacterized protein LOC117342353, translating to MLKTDNNNTLCCLKHDDDLQSLVLALEEENRNNRHSRQGTDKLRWWTERNHAAHLYASDHSAGSGLSWNHRESRTSLLRNLTLSDDGRQLAVHTMRGAGSYFVYALYTFDFSNATWDRKSPIGVHNIYRHRPTIINAEKQRLWTAKFRGEKNDEKTDEFPLWNR from the exons ATGCTGAAGACTGACAACAACAACACCCTTTGTTGTCTTAAGCATGATGATGATCTACAGAGCCTGGTTCTTGCG cTAGAAGAGGAAAACCGGAATAACAGACACTCCAGGCAGGGGACAG ATAAATTGCGATGGTGGACGGAGAGAAATCACGCCGCACACCTATACGCAAGTGACCATTCCGCTGGTTCAG GTTTATCCTGGAACCATCGTGAAAGCAGGACGTCACTTTTACGGAATTTGACGTTAAGTGATGACGGGAGACAGCTGGCTGTTCACACGATGCGAGGAGCAGGAAGTTACTTCGTCTATGCCTTATATACGTTTGACTTCAGCAACGCAACGTGGGACAGAAAATCACCAATAGGCGTCCACAACATCTACAGACACCGCCCGACTATCATCAACGCCGAAAAACAAAGACTGTGGACGGCGAAGTTTCGTGGCGAAAAAAACGACGAAAAGACAGACGAGTTTCCTTTGTGGAATCGTTAA
- the LOC117342352 gene encoding uncharacterized protein LOC117342352: MSNSVHCQLKRLIQASVVGNVLLLAALVILYIVHKTLQDQSPNITPTPSVDALTDNAGQVCLPCDFQGQQSGDTLYEFILKTDNNKTLCCLQRDDVLQDLILELEEENGKRLQTNSGKPIPKTLRWWTERNHAAHLYASDIRIGQNLSWKQRGIRTSFIRNLTLSDDGRQLAVNTMPGAGLYFVYALYTFDFTNAATNRQSPMGIHNIYKHRPAIINSEKERLWTAKFGGTNSAKRQTSFLCGIVNMNMLDTIESEAISYVAGEECTTRYIDRSPYSNYFGMFKLIDLS, encoded by the exons ATGTCTAACTCTGTTCACTGTCAATTGAAACGCTTGATTCAAGCGAGTGTAGTTGGGAACGTTCTTTTGCTTGCTGCGCTAGTGAtcctatatatagtacataagACACTACAGGACCAGTCCCCAAACATCACACCAACACCAAGTGTGGACGCCCTGACAGACAATGCAGGACAGGTCTGTCTCCCCTGTGACTTTCAGGGACAACAATCGGGCGATACTTTGTACGAGTTCATATTGAAGACtgacaacaacaaaacactTTGCTGTCTGCAACGCGATGATGTTCTCCAGGATCTGATTCTTGAG CTGGAAGAAGAGAACGGGAAAAGATTGCAAACAAACAGTGGAAAAC CCATACCAAAGACACTACGTTGGTGGACGGAGAGAAATCACGCCGCACATCTCTACGCTAGTGACATTCGAATTGGTCAAA ATTTATCCTGGAAACAACGTGGCATCAGAACATCATTTATACGGAATCTGACGTTGAGTGATGACGGGAGGCAGTTGGCTGTTAACACGATGCCTGGTGCAGGATTGTATTTCGTTTATGCTCTATATACGTTTGACTTCACCAATGCAGCGACCAACAGACAATCACCAATGGGTATCCATAACATCTACAAACACCGACCGGCTATCATCAACAGTGAAAAAGAGAGACTTTGGACGGCGAAGTTTGGAGGCACCAACTCGGCGAAAAGACAGACAAGCTTCCTTTGTGGAATCGTAAATATGAATATGTTGGACACAATAGAATCTGAGGCCATTTCCTATGTGGCAGGAGAAGAATGCACAACCAGATATATAGACAGATCGCCATATTCTAATTATTTTGGCATGTTCAAACTAATTGATTTGTCGTGA